The stretch of DNA CGGCGGCGCACGGCACCGTCGCGATCGTCTCCAAGCGCGAGGCGCACGCCTCCAACACCTGGTACGCGCAGGGCGGGATCGCCTCGGTCTGGAGCGACCAGGACCGCTTCGACCTGCACGTCCAGGACACGCTGACCGCCGGGGACGGCCTCTGCCACCGCGACGTCGTGGAACTGGTGGTGCGCGGCGGCCCCGACCGCATCCGCGAGCTGATCGACCTGGGCTGCCACTTCTCGCAGGGGCAGGCCCCGGGCGCCGGCTACGACCTCGGCATGGAGGGGGGGCACTCGCGGCGGCGGATCCTGCACGCGAAGGACTCCACGGGCCGCGAGATCGAGGAGATCCTCCTCGAACGCTGCCGGGCGCACCCGCGGATCCGGATCGTCGAGCACCACATCGCGATCGACCTCATCCTCGAGTCGCGCCTCGGCGGGACGATCCGCGACGGGCACGACCGCGTCTGGGGCGCCTACGTGCTGGACGTGCGCGGCGGCACGGTCCACTCGTTCGTCGCCGGCGCGACGCTCCTGGCCACCGGCGGCGCCGGCAAGGTCTACCTCTACACGAGCAACCCCGACGTGGCCACGGGCGACGGCGTCGCGATGGCGTTCCGCGCCGGCGCCGCGGTCGCCGGGATGGAGTTCTTCCAGTTCCACCCGACGATCCTCTACCACCCGACGGCGAAGGGCTTCCTGATCAGCGAGGCCGTGCGGGGCGAGGGCGGTGTGCTCAAGACCCTGGACGGGCAGGCCTTCATGGCCAGGTACGACCAGCGCGCGGACCTGGCGCCGCGCGACATCGTCGCGCGCGCGATCGACCACGAGATGAAGGTCAGCGGCGCCGAGCACGTGCTGCTGGACATCACCCACCGCCCCGCGGACTTCCTGCGCGAGCGCTTCCCGGCGATCCACGCGCGCTGCCTCGAGCTGGGGATCGACCTGACGCGCCAGCCGATCCCGGTCGTCCCCGCGGCGCACTACATGTGCGGCGGCGTGGTGACCGACGCCGGCGGCCGCTCGACGCTCGAGGGGCTCTACTGCGCCGGCGAGGCGGCCTTCACCGGCCTGCACGGCGCCAACCGGCTCGCGAGCAACTCGCTGCTCGAGTCCGTCGTCTTCGCGCACCGGGCCTTCGAGTCGGCCCTGGCCGCCCCCCGCGTGCCCGTGCCGCCGGTGGCGCCGTGGAACCCCGGCGGCGCGACGGCGAGCACCGAGGAGGTCGTGGTCAGCCAGAACTGGGACGAGCTGCGCCGCGCGATGTGGAACTACGTCGGGATCGTCCGCTCCGACAAGCGGCTGGCCCGGGCCCGGGCCCGCGTGCGCCTGCTCAAGGAGGAGATCGAGGAGTACTACCGCAACGTGCTCGTCACCAACGACCTGATCGAGCTGCGCAACATCACCACCGTCGCCGAGCTGATCATCGAGTGCGCGGCGCGGCGCGCCGAGAGCCGGGGCCTGCACTACACGACGGACCACCCGGCGCGCGACGACGCGCACTGGCGGTGCGACATCGTGCTGCGCAAGGCGCCCGACGGGGTCATCGCGACGTTGGACCGGAAACCGTTCACCAGGTAGCGCGGGCCCGTCGGGAGGGCTTCTTCCGCCCTGGCGGCGTTGCGGAAAGGGCTGCTTGTGCGGCGGTCACCAGACCGCCTCCGCGCGCCCATTTCCGCTGGCCTTGCCAGAACGGAAGAATCCGCTCCCGCCAGACCTGCGCAGCATGTGCCTGTAACGACCGGACGGCGCCGGCGTTGACAAGGCGGTTGCGCGCCGTGAGAATGGCACCACCATGACGAATCCCCCCGCTGCCGCGCTCCCCGACAAGGGCATCCCGGCGCGGGACCGCCTCATCGTCGCCCTCGACCTGCCCTCGCCGGCGGAGGCGAAGCGCTTCGTGGAGCAGCTCGGCGACGCGGTGTGGTTCTACAAGATCGGGCTCGAACTGTTCATGGCCGGGGGCTACTGGGAGCTGGCGGACTGGCTGACCGCCCGCGGCAAGAAGGTCTTCGCCGACCTGAAGTTCTTCGACGTCCCCGAGACGGTGCGCGCGGCGGTGCGCAACGTCGCGGGCCGCGGCGTGCACTTCACGACCGTCCACGGCAACGACGCGATCATGCGCGCGGCCGCCGAGGCCAAGGGGGACGTGAAGATCCTCGCCGTGACGGTGCTGACGAGCCTCGACGCGGGGGACCTCGCCGACCTCGGCTTCGACTGCGACGTCGCCGCCCTCGTGCTCTCGCGCGCCCGCCGCGCCCTGGAGATCGGCTGCGACGGCGTCATCTCCTCGGGGCTCGAGGCGCCGCGGCTGCGCGAGCACCTCGGCGGGAAGTTCCTGGTGGTCACGCCCGGCATCCGGCCGGTCTTCAACAAGCCCGCGGACGACCAGAAGCGGACGGTTGACGTCGAGGATGCCTTCCGCGGGGGCGCGGACTACATCGTCGTCGGCCGCCCGATCCGCACGGCCCCGGACCCGCGCGCGGCGGCGGCGCAGGTACAGGAGCGGATCGCCGCGCTCTTCGCGCGCTGAGCCGATGGCGGCACCGGTGGAGCGGCGGGCGGACGCGGGCCCGCGCCTGACGTTCCTCGGCGCCGCGGAGAACGTCACCGGCTCGCGCTACCTGCTCGAGCACGGCGGCGCCCGGGTCCTCGTCGACTGCGGCCTCTACCAGGAGCGCGAGTTCCTCGCGCGCAACTGGGACCCCTTCCCCGTCCCGCCGGCCTCGATCGACGCCGTGGTGCTCACGCACGCCCACGTGGACCACTGCGGCTACCTGCCGCGCCTGGTGCACGACGGCTTTCGCGGCAGCGTCGTCTGCACGCCGGTCACGGCCGAGGTCGCGGCGGTCGTCCTCGAGGACTCCGCGAAGCTGCAGGTCGAGGACGCGGCCTTCAAGCGCAAGCGCCACACGCGGGAGAAGCGCACCGGCCCGCACCCCGAGGTGCCGCTCTACACCCCGGAGGACGTCGAGGCCGCCGCCGCGCTCTTCGCGCCCACGCCCTACGGGGCGGAGGTCCGGCTCGGCGGCGGGCTCACCGCCACGTTCCGCGACGCGGGCCACATCCTCGGCTCGGCCTCGGTGCTGGTCGGCTGCGGGCAGGGCGCGGCGCCGCGGCTGCTCTTCTCCGGCGACGTCGGCCGCTGGGACAAGCCGCTGCTCAACGACCCGGAGCCGGCGGCGCAGGCGGACTGGGTCGTGGTGGAGTCCACGTACGGCGACCGCGTCCACGAGGGCGGCGGGTCGATCAAGGAGCAGCTCGCGGCGGTGATCGCGGACACGCGGCGGCGCGGCGGCAACATCGTCGTGCCGAGCTTCGCGCTCGAGCGGACGCAGGAGATCCTCTGGTACCTCGCGGAGCTGCTCGAGGAGCGGCGGATCGAGCCGCTGCTGGTCTTCGTCGACAGCCCGATGGCGGTGCGCGTCACCGACATCTTCGAGCGCCACCCCGAGATCCTGGACGCGCCGATGCGCGAGGCGCTGGCGCGGCGCGCTTCGCCCTTCCGCTTCTCCGGCCTCAAGATGATCCGCACGGTCGAGGAGTCGAAGGCGATCAACGGCATCAAGGGGACGGTGATGGTCATCGCCGGTTCGGGCATGTGCACCGGCGGGCGCATCAAGCACCACCTCGACGCCAACATCGCCCGCCCCGAGAGCACGGTGCTCTTCGTGGGCTACCAGGCCGTCGGGACCCTCGGCCGCCAGATCCAGGACGGGAGCCCCGAGGTGCGGCTCTTCGGGCGGATGCTCCCGGTGCGGGCGCGGGTCGAGAGCATCCCGGGCTTCTCGGCGCACGCCGACCGCGAGGAGCTCACGCGCTGGCTGGCCGGCATCGCGCGCGCTCCGCGGCGGGTCTTCGTGACGCACGGCGAGCCGGAGGCGGCGGCCGCATTCGCCGCGCACCTCGCGTCGCGCTTCGGCTGGCAGGCGACGGTCCCCCGCTACGGCGACGTCGTGTCGCTCACCTGCTGAGCGACGCCGCCGAAGCACTCCGCGAGCCGCTCCGCGATCAGCGGCGCATTGCCGCCGGAGCGGTTGTTGACGATCACGGTGACGTGCCGCCCGGCGGCGATTGCGGCGCGCATCACGCACACCGTGTCCTCCAGCATCCGCTCCGAGAGCAGCCCCTCGATCAGCCGGTCGAAGGGGTGCGTCCTGGCGAACGCGTCCTCGTAGCGCATCCCCCGCGGCGTCATGAGCCGCACCAGCACCTCGCCGCCCTCGTTGAAGAAGCGCCCTCCCGCGCGCCCGAGCTGCTCGGCCAGCGGGGGCAGCCACGTCCAGTGCGAGAGCGCCTGGCCGACGCCGGTGCGCGCGAGCACCGCGTAGACCGGCTCCGCCAGGTACGCGTCGGTGCGCAGCTCCAGGTGGTAACGCCGATCCGGCGGGATCCGCCGGAAGAAGCGCTCCAGGTCGGCGGCCTCGTCCTCGACGGCGTCGCGCTCGGCGGCGCGTCGGTATTCCTGCTCGAAGAGGATCCCGCCGAGGTTGTCGTGCAGCAGCCGGACCGCCGGCGCGTAGAAGCGGTGCGTGAAGAAGTCCGCGTCAAGGTAGTCGGAGTTGGGGACGAAGCAGCCGCCGCTGCGCAGGCGCGGCGCCATGACGGCCCGCGGGGCCTTGAGGAAGACGCGGTCCCCCTCCCTGAGGTGGCCGGCGTAGGTGCGGACGATGTGAAACGTGTCGGTCGGCTGCAGGTGCTCATCCAGCAGCGGGCGGTAGAAGGTGAAGTCCAGCTCGAGCGCGCCGAAGTGCTGGAAATACTCCTCGACGCTGTCGACCGGCAGGACTTCCTCCAGGTACCGCCGCCCGCCGACCTCGTGAGTGCGGCGGGTGATCCGGCCCGCGTAGCGCTCGCGGGTGTAGATCTGCCCGATCCACCCCGCGTAGCGGTCCGACGCGGTGCCGACGGCGACCTGCGGGTGCAGCCCCCGGAAACAGAACCTCATCGCCTTCACCTTACGCCGGCCTGCCGGGCCCGTCCACACGCCAAGCGCGGCCGCGACCGCCGACTGTCGACTGTCGACCGCCATGACCGCCGGCTTGGCGGGCGGTGCGCCCTGCGCTATCCTTCCCGCGCCGGCCCCGCGGGCCGGAGGACCAGGGGCAACCCGCGCCCGCCGCGAGCAGCGATGGCGCCAACGACAAGGAGACCCGCATGACCGAGCACCTCGTCCCACGCACCCCGTCGGCCCACGGCTATCCGCTCCTGATCAGGCAGATCTTCGAGGCGCCGCTGGTCGACGCCCCGGAGCAGGAGATCGTCTACAAGGGGTCCCTGCGGCTGACCTACCGGCAGTTCCGCGAGCGGGTCCACCGCCTCGCCGGGGCGCTGACGGCCCTCGGCGTGAAGGCCGGCGACACGGTCGCGGTGCTCGACTGGGACAGCCACCGCTACCTCGAGTGCTTCTTCGCGGTGCCGATGATCGGCGCCGTGCTGCACACCGTCAACGTGCGGCTGACCCCCGAGCAGATCATGTACACGATCAACCACGCCGAGGACGACGTGATCCTCGTCCACCGC from bacterium encodes:
- the nadB gene encoding L-aspartate oxidase, producing the protein MEERRDFLVIGSGVAGLTFALKAAAHGTVAIVSKREAHASNTWYAQGGIASVWSDQDRFDLHVQDTLTAGDGLCHRDVVELVVRGGPDRIRELIDLGCHFSQGQAPGAGYDLGMEGGHSRRRILHAKDSTGREIEEILLERCRAHPRIRIVEHHIAIDLILESRLGGTIRDGHDRVWGAYVLDVRGGTVHSFVAGATLLATGGAGKVYLYTSNPDVATGDGVAMAFRAGAAVAGMEFFQFHPTILYHPTAKGFLISEAVRGEGGVLKTLDGQAFMARYDQRADLAPRDIVARAIDHEMKVSGAEHVLLDITHRPADFLRERFPAIHARCLELGIDLTRQPIPVVPAAHYMCGGVVTDAGGRSTLEGLYCAGEAAFTGLHGANRLASNSLLESVVFAHRAFESALAAPRVPVPPVAPWNPGGATASTEEVVVSQNWDELRRAMWNYVGIVRSDKRLARARARVRLLKEEIEEYYRNVLVTNDLIELRNITTVAELIIECAARRAESRGLHYTTDHPARDDAHWRCDIVLRKAPDGVIATLDRKPFTR
- the pyrF gene encoding orotidine-5'-phosphate decarboxylase; amino-acid sequence: MTNPPAAALPDKGIPARDRLIVALDLPSPAEAKRFVEQLGDAVWFYKIGLELFMAGGYWELADWLTARGKKVFADLKFFDVPETVRAAVRNVAGRGVHFTTVHGNDAIMRAAAEAKGDVKILAVTVLTSLDAGDLADLGFDCDVAALVLSRARRALEIGCDGVISSGLEAPRLREHLGGKFLVVTPGIRPVFNKPADDQKRTVDVEDAFRGGADYIVVGRPIRTAPDPRAAAAQVQERIAALFAR
- a CDS encoding MBL fold metallo-hydrolase, producing the protein MAAPVERRADAGPRLTFLGAAENVTGSRYLLEHGGARVLVDCGLYQEREFLARNWDPFPVPPASIDAVVLTHAHVDHCGYLPRLVHDGFRGSVVCTPVTAEVAAVVLEDSAKLQVEDAAFKRKRHTREKRTGPHPEVPLYTPEDVEAAAALFAPTPYGAEVRLGGGLTATFRDAGHILGSASVLVGCGQGAAPRLLFSGDVGRWDKPLLNDPEPAAQADWVVVESTYGDRVHEGGGSIKEQLAAVIADTRRRGGNIVVPSFALERTQEILWYLAELLEERRIEPLLVFVDSPMAVRVTDIFERHPEILDAPMREALARRASPFRFSGLKMIRTVEESKAINGIKGTVMVIAGSGMCTGGRIKHHLDANIARPESTVLFVGYQAVGTLGRQIQDGSPEVRLFGRMLPVRARVESIPGFSAHADREELTRWLAGIARAPRRVFVTHGEPEAAAAFAAHLASRFGWQATVPRYGDVVSLTC
- a CDS encoding DUF72 domain-containing protein, with protein sequence MRFCFRGLHPQVAVGTASDRYAGWIGQIYTRERYAGRITRRTHEVGGRRYLEEVLPVDSVEEYFQHFGALELDFTFYRPLLDEHLQPTDTFHIVRTYAGHLREGDRVFLKAPRAVMAPRLRSGGCFVPNSDYLDADFFTHRFYAPAVRLLHDNLGGILFEQEYRRAAERDAVEDEAADLERFFRRIPPDRRYHLELRTDAYLAEPVYAVLARTGVGQALSHWTWLPPLAEQLGRAGGRFFNEGGEVLVRLMTPRGMRYEDAFARTHPFDRLIEGLLSERMLEDTVCVMRAAIAAGRHVTVIVNNRSGGNAPLIAERLAECFGGVAQQVSDTTSP